A window of Borreliella garinii genomic DNA:
TCTCGCTCTTGTTGTTTGATTAGAATAATAAGTTGGCTACCATAAGGTAGCCTTTGTCATTTTTACAAATTATTAAAATAGAATTTATATAAAGGATATATAAATTCTATTTTAAATCAAATGTTTATTTTAAACGGGAAATAAAAAATCAATAAAGATTATAAAAATCAATTTTTATAATCTTTATTTTCAATAGATTCGACCATTACTAAGAAATCCAAAATTTTATGTTTTTTCAAGCTTAAATCCTCTAATCCAATTCTAATTTTAATTTCATCGTTCTTATAAGAAGCATCTTCTTCTTTTATCATCTTTTCTAATAAAGACTTGGACAAAACGAATGAGGAATAGTTAATCCAATTGCCAAAAAAATGGTTATTGTCTCTTTTATGGCTCACTTGCCCTTCAATTCTAGTTCCATCTGATAGCAATAAAGGAGTCTGCTCTGTTATACTATGATTTCTAAACTTTGTATATAAAACTATTTTAGTTATTCCCGTTTTATAATTAAAAATCCCTTTAAGCTCTGCATTTTTGTTTAAACTTTGGTATATTCTAAATATTTTTCCAAATTGATCATGCTCAACGTTTAAGGAAGTGCAAGATATTAATAAAAAAAACATTAACAACTTTAAAAATTTTAATTGATCTCGATATAATCCCATATTCCTCTCCTTTAATAAAAAAATCATAGATTAATGAACATAATAATATATTTTTTATTAGATCATTGCAAATAATTTTTAATAAATTAATTATTATATTCTTAATATCGTTTTTTTGAAAAAAAATTAAAAAAGTTTGCTTTCTAAATCACTTACTATTTTTTCATCAATATTGTGAGAATATTAAAAATATTTACAAAACTATTTTTAGTGACTCAAGAATTAGTTTTAATGAATATGAAGATTTGAATTCTTTTATTTTTATGAATATCTTTTTTATCAATAAGAATTTCAAATTTCTCTTTATTTTGCAACTATTTATTACATAGTAAATTTTATTATACATAATTCATTTTTTTAAAAAATTTGTATCAAAAGTAATTTGATTACTTTCTAGTTAAACAACATTTTCTAGAAATTTTAATATTCATTTAAATATATTTCATTAATCTTAAGTTAAGATACAATATTAATCTTATTGTTCTGAATACTCTAATTAAGAGCAAACCCTTGATAAATACAGTATAAAGTCAAATTATTATGGATAAATAAAATTATTTATTAATCTTTGAGTCATTGTTTTGAATATTCTTATTTAAAGCTTCTGATTAGTATTATAGTAAATTATTGGAAATATAAAAGGAAAATTTTTCAACATTTTTAAAAGCAAGAAAGTTCTTTATAAGAACTTTTATTGCTATAAAGGAAGTGTTAAATATGAAATTTAATTTACAAATTACAATTTAATTCTAATTTTTTATAATTCAATATTAATTTGTTTTTTTATTAAAAAATATTAAATCTAATATAAATCTAATATATAAATAAATAATATAGTTTTAAAAACTATTTTTTTATAGATAATAATTATTAGAGAGGAAACAATGAAAGATTATAATCTTTTCAATATATACCTGGATAAAGATTCAAAATCAAAAATAATAGACATTTCTTTAAATTAAGAATCAATTGCAAATACTTTATTTTGAGAATAGTTTAAGTTTTTTTAATAATGTTAATATGAAATTACATTTCATATATAATAAAATATAGGCAAAATTTAAATTTATAAAAACTTGTAAGGATGTTTGATATGAAAATGTTGATAAAAAAGTTAAAAGCTGCACTATTTCTTAGTGCAATTTTATTTGTTTCTTGTGTTAAGAAAAATGATGGACACAAATTGGCATTTAAGCTAAATATTGGAAGTGAACCTGCTACTTTAGATGTTCAATTAATAAACGATTCTGTTGGATCAACTATTGTAAGTCAAATGTTCCTTGGTATTTTAGATGGAGATCCCAGAACTGGAGGATACAGGCCAGGACTTGCTAAAAGTTGGGATATTTCTGATGAAGGAGTGGTTTATACGTTTCATTTAAGAGATAATCTTGTTTGGAGCGATGGAATTGCTATTACTGCTGAGGGAATAAGAAAATCTTATCTTAGAATTTTAGACAAAGAAACTGGGTCATCTTTTGTTAACATTATTAAGTCTACTATAAAAAATGCAGAGGAGTATTTTGATGGTAAGGTGAATGAATCTGATCTTGGGATTAAAGCTCTTGATGAAAAAACTTTAGAAATAACGCTAAAATCTCCAAAACCATATTTTCTTGATATGTTGGTACATCAAACATTTATTCCTGTACCAGTACACGTTATTGAAAAGTATGGACAAGAGTGGACAAATCCTGAGAATATGGTTGTTAGTGGTCCTTTCAAATTAAAAGATAGAGTTTTAAATGAAAAGGTTGTTCTTGAAAAGAACGATAAATATTATAAATCTAAAGACGTTGTTCTTGATAATATTATATTTTTTGTCACAGATAATAGCATTACGGCTTATAATATGTATTTAAATGATGAACTAGATGCAATTTTTAATAATGTTCCACCAGATTTACTTAAGGATCTTAAGCTTAGAGAAGATTATTATTCAATAGGTATTAATTCAACCTATTTTTATTCTTTGAATACCAAAGTAAAACCGCTTGACAATGTTACAGTTAGAAAAGCGCTATCTCTTGCCATTGATAGAAAAACTTTAACAGAGAGCGTTCTTAATGATAGTTCTATTCCTACAAGAAGAGCAACTCCAGATTATATTGATTACTCTTACAAAAGTAATTTAAATTTATTTGATGCTAAAATGGCAAAAAAGCTTTTGGTAGATGCAGGGTATCCTAATGGTAAAAATTTCCCTTTATTGAAAGTAAAGTATAATGTAAATGATAGGCAGAGAAAGATTGCTGAATTTATTCAAAATCAATGGAAGAAAAATTTAAATATTAATGTTCAGCTTGAGAGTGAAGAATGGTCAACATATATAAATAGTAGGGTAAATGGTAATTATGAAATAATAAGGGCAGGGTGGTTAGGAGATTATTCTGATCCTATGACATTCTTAAGCATCTTTAAAACCGAAAACACGTCTTTTTCATCTTATGGATATTCAAATTCTGAATATGATAAACTTTTAATAAAATCAGATCATGAAAGAAATATTTTTGAAAGACAGGAAATTCTAAAAAAAGCAGAGACGATAATAATCGAAAGAGATTTTCCAGCTATCTTTATTAATATAACTTCTTCTAGTTATCTTTTTAGGAACGACAAGTGGAAAGGTTGGGAGCCAAATGTTTCAGAAAGATTTGATTTATCTGCAATAAGGCCAATTAAATGATTTATAGCTTATTTTATTTTTAGAAAAAAATACAATTTTAATTGTAAATAGTTTATAGCTAGATCTTTTGATTTGGCTATAAACAAAAATAAGAAATGAATTCTTAAAATAAAAATTCATTTCTTATTAATTTAATTATTTTAGAGTTATTACTTTCTAGTAAAGTAAACGCTGAGTGCATTAATGCTAGAAAAAGTATTGCAGAAACAGATGAAATTATTATATTTTTCATTATTCCTCTCCTACCAAGGTTGTTATTTCTTCAAAAAAGAATGCAATATTATAATATTTTAAATAGGCTAGTTGTTAATTTGATAAAGATTTTTGTATCTTTATGGTATGTTAAGAACATCGTGAGGATGGGATTCTTTTAATGAAGAATGGCTTATTTTTACAAACTTAGAATTTATTTTTAAATCAGATATTGTGTTTGCTCCTAAATAACCCATTCCAGACATCAATCCACCTTTTAGTTGAGTCAAAATGTCCTTCAATTTTCCAGAATATGGGACCATTCCTTCAATTCCTTCAGGGACTAATTTTTTAGGCTCGTTGTTTTCGAGTTGAAAATATCTTGATTTAGAGCCTCTTTTCATACCAGAAATAGAACCCATTCCAACGTAGGATTTGAATTTTTTACCATTGTAAATTATTTCTTCTGAGGGAGATTCTTTTGCCCCTGCAAAGAGATTGCCTATCATTACGCTATCAGCCCCTGCTGCAATTGCCTTAACCACATCTCCTGAAAACCTGATTCCGCCATCTGCTATAATGCAAATATTTGTGCTTTTGCAAACTTCATAAACATCGCAGATTGCTGTTATTTGGGGAACGCCAACTCCCGCAACGATTCTTGTCGTACATATACTACCTGGCCCTATTCCTACTTTTAAACAGTCTGCTCCCACATTGATTAAATCTAATGCGGCTTCTTTAGTTACTATGTTTCCAGCAATAAGATCTAAGTTTGGGTACTTGTTTTTAATTGTTTTTACAAGCTCTATTATTCTTGTAGAATGTCCATGAGCAGAGTCTATGACAAGTAGATCTACGTGTGCTTTTACAAGCTCTTCAACTCGTTCTAAGGTGTCAATATCAATGGAAACAGCAGCGCCTACTCTTAGCCTACTATTTAAATCTTTACATGCATTAGGGAAATCTTCTTTAAGTTCTGCATTTTTGTATATTTCAGATTTTTTTAGATGTTGTTTTTCTAAAAGTATTTTGGTTGTTTGTTCGTTTATATCCTTATTGATGTTAATAGTTTTTTCGACTTTGTATGTTTTTACTTTTTCTATTTCTTTTTTTTGAGCCTCTATTGACATATTTTTATGTATAATTCCTATTCCACCTTCTTTAGCAATGGCTATTGCCATTTGGCTTTCTGTA
This region includes:
- a CDS encoding peptide ABC transporter substrate-binding protein, with the translated sequence MKMLIKKLKAALFLSAILFVSCVKKNDGHKLAFKLNIGSEPATLDVQLINDSVGSTIVSQMFLGILDGDPRTGGYRPGLAKSWDISDEGVVYTFHLRDNLVWSDGIAITAEGIRKSYLRILDKETGSSFVNIIKSTIKNAEEYFDGKVNESDLGIKALDEKTLEITLKSPKPYFLDMLVHQTFIPVPVHVIEKYGQEWTNPENMVVSGPFKLKDRVLNEKVVLEKNDKYYKSKDVVLDNIIFFVTDNSITAYNMYLNDELDAIFNNVPPDLLKDLKLREDYYSIGINSTYFYSLNTKVKPLDNVTVRKALSLAIDRKTLTESVLNDSSIPTRRATPDYIDYSYKSNLNLFDAKMAKKLLVDAGYPNGKNFPLLKVKYNVNDRQRKIAEFIQNQWKKNLNINVQLESEEWSTYINSRVNGNYEIIRAGWLGDYSDPMTFLSIFKTENTSFSSYGYSNSEYDKLLIKSDHERNIFERQEILKKAETIIIERDFPAIFINITSSSYLFRNDKWKGWEPNVSERFDLSAIRPIK
- the guaB gene encoding inosine-5'-monophosphate dehydrogenase; the encoded protein is MTNKIIKEALTFDDVSLIPRKSSVLPSEVSLKTQLTKNISLNIPFLSSAMDTVTESQMAIAIAKEGGIGIIHKNMSIEAQKKEIEKVKTYKVEKTININKDINEQTTKILLEKQHLKKSEIYKNAELKEDFPNACKDLNSRLRVGAAVSIDIDTLERVEELVKAHVDLLVIDSAHGHSTRIIELVKTIKNKYPNLDLIAGNIVTKEAALDLINVGADCLKVGIGPGSICTTRIVAGVGVPQITAICDVYEVCKSTNICIIADGGIRFSGDVVKAIAAGADSVMIGNLFAGAKESPSEEIIYNGKKFKSYVGMGSISGMKRGSKSRYFQLENNEPKKLVPEGIEGMVPYSGKLKDILTQLKGGLMSGMGYLGANTISDLKINSKFVKISHSSLKESHPHDVLNIP